Part of the Maridesulfovibrio sp. genome, GCCAAAAATCAAGAGCATCACCGACGCTGACCTCGGAAGGATGTCTTCGACCACGACGCAATCCAACCCCGCCCACAAACTTATCCAGCCATCCCCGAAGCGACCAAAGGGCGTTGCAGCAATACCAACCTTCATCACCACCTATGGATATGATCTTATTCCAAAGGTCATCAGCATATCCTTCCAGCTTTATTCGATATGCCGAGTGATAGACTGTTCCCCCGGAATATCCGGCATCGCCGCAAATGGCCCATTCCGGTGTTTCAAGCGTTCCGGCATCGGACCAGCAGGTATCGACAACTTCCTGCTGTACTTTGTTTAACGCACGTCGGATGGCTGTCCGACAATCAGTCAATTCACAGGGCATAATTTCACGGATACGAAAATCCTTGCAGACCACCCGGTTACGCAACCCCATAACCAACGGGACTGCCAAAGAAACCGGAACAGGAGAGACGAGTCCCAGCCAATATGAAGATAACTTCGGTGAAACAAATGGAACCGGGATTATCAAACGTTTACGCAATCCTGCCTCTTGCTGGTAAAGACAAAACAACTTTTCATATGTTTCAATAAAAGGCCCACCGATATCATAGTTCTCCCCGGCTGTTTCAGGATGATCCAGACAGCCGGAAAGGTAAAATATAACATCACGGATACTGATCGGCTGGCTTTCGGTACGCACCCAGCGCGGTGTAATCATTACCGGAAGCCTATCCACCAGATAACGCAGGATCTCGAACGAAGCACTGCCCGAACCGAGAATTACAGCCGCCTTAAGAATAGTACACGGCACCTTTCCAGATGAAAGGATATTACCAACCTCGGCACGTGATTTCAGGTGATGGCTGATGTTCGGATCATCCGGGACCATTCCGCCAAGATAAATAATCCTCTCCAGCCCGGCCTGTTCTGCTGCATGAACGGTATTTTGCGCGGCAACGCGGTCCTTTTCGGCAAAGTCTGCACTGCCCGGTTGCATGGAATGCACAAGATAGTAAACAGCAAAACAGCCATGCAAAGCTTTTTCCAAGGATTCCCGATCAAAAAGGTCGGCCTCGGCCAACTCACAATTTTCATGGAAACTGTATGGACGGGTGCGCAGCTTGGCTTGAGAACGCCCTACTGCCCGAACTTTCCATCCCTGATCCAAAAGTTTCGGAACAAGACGCCCCCCAACATATCCGGTAGCTCCCAGTACACAAATCAACTTGCTTTGATGATCAGACATGATTCCTCAGCATTAATTCTGCAGGGTAAGGGTTGAGATAGAACTGCTGTTCCAAGTAGTCTTTTTGATATTTACGCACGTAATGATTAAGCATAGTTACCGGAACAATCAAAGGAATCAGTTTCTTATGAAAACTATCAATCAATTTCAACATTTCCTGCTTCTCTTCTGCTGATATATCTTTCTTAAAATGCCCCAATGCGTGGGTCAGCACATTTACATGCTTCTTAACAGTTGGACGATAAGTAAGGGCCTTAAAAAGCTTTGCAGCATATTCTTCACTTAAAGACAAGGGATCAGCACTTCCGGCGGTGGCCACAAGCCTGCCCATTTCGCGGTAAATGACTTCATTATGAACCATTATCAACATTTTATGGCGGGTATGAAAATCAACCAGCTCTGACGGTGAATATCCACCATCAACAACATCACGCCAACGCTTGAAGGTAAAAATGCGATTGATAAAATTCTCACGTATTCCTGCATCATGCAGTCTGCCGTCATCTTCGCAGGGAAGTGATGGAAAATGATCCATGACCATGCGAGCCCAAATTCCGGTGCCGGAATAAAAAATTCTCCCATCATCGCCAAAAACCTTCATCCGGCCCATGGCATTTGATGGAGAACCATGTTTAAAAATGTAACCGCTGAGATTTTCCTTCTCCAAAAGAGTTAATTTTCTGCGCCCCCATTCCTGCATGCGCCCGGTCCAGTCCTCACCGGAATTACGGCCCAACAATCGCGGATCATCCAGTTCCCCAACCAGCCTTACTGCTTCGCGAGGGATGCCCATACCGCATTCCGCTTCAGGACAGACCGGAACCCACTCGACAAACTGTCCTAATACATCCCTTAAGTACCTATCCAACTTATGCGAACCGTCATAACGGACATTTTCACCCAACAAACATCTGGCTATCCCGATCCTGATTTTTCCCGCTGCAATATCATTCTTTACCATTCCAGCCTCCTTATGCATAAGCACACTTTTTTATAAACTAACTCATATACAAAAGGAAAACCATAAGAGGGAAACACATCCTGAAAACTCCTCGACCTGAGAACAGCTTCCAAGACAAAAAGAGATCACTTTTTTATTCTTTGATGGAAAAATACACACTTTTTACATATTATAAAAATTCTCCATAATTTTATGCAACGATTTAGTCTTCATGGACGGTCCAGCAAAGATGAAATCACCACAGGCAGCACTAAGAGAAGCCCGAAAGCAGGCTATGGAAGCGGAAAAGCACATCAAGGCACTCCTTGATGCAAACACGCAGTCCATTATCCTCCTTGAAAAGGACGGAACGGTTATTCACGTCAACCGCATAGTTGCCGATATTCTTCACACAACCCCTGACGCTCTTAAGGGGAAAGACATTTTTAATCAGCTCCCCTCAGAACTAGCCGTACATAGGAGGCAAATGTTCGAAAACGTGGTTAAAAGCGGGGAGCCGATCAAATTTCAGGATGTAAGGGGAGACAGGATAATACTCCACTCGCACTATCCAATAATTGAAAACGGCGAGGTTGAGAGGGTAGCAATCTATGCCGAAGACATCACAGAAGTAATTAACAAAGAGCGGGAACTTGCGCATAGCAAACACCTGCAATCAGTACTCTACGAAATCATCTGCCAATTCAATTCAGCAAAAGACCTGAACAATTTGATGCGTTCTATACATGCGATAATGCTCAAGGAGCTTAAAGCAAAAAACTTCTTCATTGCCCTCATCGATCAGGAACTGGAAGAACTGGTATTCACGTATTGTGTAGATGAAGGAATTAACAAATATCCACCAATACAAAACATATACGCCCGGAATAACAACAGACTAAGCCTGCAACCCATTCAAAAAAACAAAATCATACAATTAACCCGGCAGGAAATTTCCGAATCCGTTGAAAACGGTTCTTTGACTATTATGGGCCGGATACCTGAAATATGGATAGGAGTTCCCATGCGGGTACAGGAGACACCTATCGGAGTACTGGTTATTCAGGACTATGAAAGTTCTGACATCTTTTCCGAAGATGACATCCAACTTTTTTCCGCCTGTTCGCACCAGATAGCCTTGGCAATCGAACGAAAAAGATATGACTCCGCAATCCGGGAAAGCGAAGAACAATACAGGGCGCTTTTTGAAAACAACCACTCAGTAATGCTCATCATCAATCCGCAGACAGGCAAAATACTGGATGCAAACAAAGCAGCAACTGATTTTTACGGATACTCTCATAAGGAACTGCAAGGGAAAAACATATTCAATATCAACGTACTTTCTCGTGCAGAAGTAATATCTAACATGGCTAAAGCGCATGAGGCTGACCGGACAAACTTCATATTCCAGCACCGCTGTAAAAACGGCGAAATTAAAGATGTCGAAGTCTTTTCCGGTCCGTTCAATCATAACGGGAAGACCCTGCTTATTTCAATTATTCATGACATTACTAAACGATTAAAAAACGAAAAAGAGCTTTCCGCAGCCAAAGAATCCGCAATTCAGGCCAACAGGACAAAGGATGAATTTCTAGCCAACATCAGCCACGAGATCAGAACTCCGCTGAACGGCGTTATGGGTATGCTGCAAGTCATGAACTCAACTAAACTGAATCAGGAGCATAGGAACTGCATCAGTGTCGCCCTGCAATCTTCCCGTAATCTACTTCGTGTCCTTGATGACATTCTGGATCTTTCAAAAGTTGAAATGGGGACTCTTGATCTGTTTGAAGATAAATTTTCCCTCAACAAACTATTGGAAGAAAGCATCAACCTTTTCAAGCCGCAAGCTGAAGGGAAAGGGGTCGGATTATCATATTCCATTTATCCTGAAGCAGAGTCCTATTACTTCGGGGACGAAGGACGCATCAGGCAGATTCTCTTTAATCTGATCGGTAACAGCATTAAATTTACTGACCACGGCGCAATACGAGTTGATACGAGGACAGGCCCGGGAACCTGTCAGGAAAAGAACAGCCTTTACTTCACTGTAAGTGATACCGGCATAGGCATACCTGAAGATTATCAAGAACGCATCTTCGACTCTTTCACTCAGGTAGATGGCTCGCTTTCGAGAAGATACAAAGGAGCAGGATTAGGGCTTGCCATTGTAAAGAGACTTATCGAGCTAATGGACGGCACAATCGAAATTGAAAGTTCACCGCATCGCGGCACTTCGATCAGTTTTACAATTTCTTTAAAAATCGCAGAGCCGCCTGAACCGGCTCAAAACACACCGCTCGATTCGACGGTCGAAACACCCAGCCTTCACGTCCTGCTGGTTGAGGACGAGCCGGTCAACAGGATGATGGCCCGCAAACTCCTTGAGAGAATGGGACACAAAGTAAGTTGTGCGGAGAATGGAGCCCAGTGCCTTGAGGTTCTGAGTGAAGGTGTTTTTGACACTATCCTTATGGATATCCAGATGCCCATCATGGATGGACTGGAAGCAACCCGGACAATCCGTACCTCAAATAATTTCATTAATGTTCGCGACATTCCAATTATCGCCCTTTCCGCCCACGCAAACAAGGAAAGCAGATACTCTGCCCTTGAAGCCGGAGTTAACGGATATCTCTGCAAACCATTTGAAATGAAAGACCTTGAAAAGATTATAGCTGGAACAGTCCACAGAGATTAAATCCGATCAGCACTAACACCTGAAACAGTTGACATAAAGGCATTTTCAAAGGCATTGAATTGAACTCGGCGGATTACTCAAATAAAACGGAAACAAATGAACGGAGTTTTATATGACTCAATATGCGGATATTTTTGATCAGGAAATGATGACCAGCCTCTTCCCCAAAGACAGGACCGATGATTTTTTTGAAGCTCTTTTCGGAGACGCAGAAGAAGGCAGTTATGATATTTCCCTCACTTACGCCGGAGATAACGGCAATACAATAAATTTTGAACTGCAATTGCATCAGCGTCCGGGATGTTGTCTGGCCTGCAACCTGACATACGGCCTGCCGCAGGTTTTCTCACGCCACCCGATCATCAACATTCAGGGTGTCGCTGAAAAAGTTGGCGAAGCAGTCGGCAAACCTGAGAACGTAACATGGAAACTCGGTGCTACCCAGGAAAAGAGCAGGGAGCTCCATGTAATTCCCCTTTCCATAAGCCTCAGCTAGGCGTACCGTAAAAAATACAGCACAAAGCAGGCCCGTGCCCGTCAAGTAAGGCACGGGCCTGCAATCTCTTAAAAGAAAAATCACGTGATTATAATATGAATTCAGTTGAATCAAACCTGACGAAAAGGTAATATATTTATAAATTAACCACTTCAGGAGCGGGGAATGCTTGAAGATCTTCGTTACGGTATCTTTTCCAACAATTCAAAGCACATTTCAAACGACAGACTAACTCTGGTCGGTCTTGGTGCATCTGATATCTATGTGTATTCCACTTGGGATAATGCTATAAGCGCACTGGAAAACGGTGAAATTGATGTAGCCCTTGTCGATGAATCACTGCATGACACCTCCGGCGCGGATTGCGTCAGAAGAATGCGTCGCCACGCCATGCGTTCACTCCCCGTAATAATGGTCACCCCGGACCAGCGCAAAGAATCCGTACTGGATTCAATTGCCGCCGGAGTCGGGGGCTATGTGCTGCGCCCCTACAGCATGGAGACCCTTAAACGCCACGTATTTGCCGCATACATGAGTGCCAGCCCCGATGAAATTGAAAAAGAACTGCTCAATTCATCATGGGATCTTGTAGCCAACGGAAGCTTTGATGAAGCTATCGACAGCTTTTCCGAAATAATAGAAGAAGTAACCGAAGCTGGCAAAAGCCCCGCAGAAGAATATTTTGATAAGGGATTGAATTTCCTTTCACAGGAAAAATTCGGCAAAGCCATCATTGCCTTCAACAAGGCAATAGCCCTCAATGAAATGTATGCTGAAGCATACAAAGGAATGGCCGATGCATATAAAGGCAAAGGCGATATGGGTAATTATCAGGATTACCTGAATAAAGCTGCTGACATATATGCTGTTCAAGACAAGCTTGATAATGTGAAAGAACTGTTCGTTGAAATTCTCCAGAATGAACCGAATGCAGTAAATCCCTTTAACCGCCTCGGAGTAAAACTCCGTAAGGACGGAGATTATCAGGGAGCTATCAAAGCCTATCATCAAGCCTGCACATTCACACCCAACGATGCCAACCTGTATTACAACATGGCACGTGCATATACCTATGCAAAAGAGTATGAAAGTGCCCTGAACTACACAGAACTCAGCCTGCGTCTCGATTCAAGTCTTGAGCCTGCAAGATCGTTACATAAACAGATCGTCAAGATAATCGAGAAGATGCAGAAAAATAATCCAGCTGAGGAAAAAGAATATCCTAAAGTCAGCATTGATGATGAGCTCGAAGAATAGCAATCATCACTTTAAGCACGGTTCTCAAGATCCAATAGTTTTTGCTTAATTTTGGTGCCGTGCGCAAACCCTGCCAGACTTCCGTCGGCAGCGATTACGCGGTGGCAAGGAATAATCAACGGCACAGGATTCTTCCCATTTGCCGTTCCCACCGCCCTGCTCGCATTTTCATTTCCAAGCGCAATCGCAATATCTTTGTATGATCGAGTCTCACCACAAGGGATATTTCTTAATTCCGCCCAAACACGCTTTTGAAAATCAGTTCCCTGCAGATTCAACTTCACATTGAATTCAGTAAGGTTACCTGCCAAGAAAGCTTCAATCTGCC contains:
- a CDS encoding SDR family oxidoreductase, whose product is MSDHQSKLICVLGATGYVGGRLVPKLLDQGWKVRAVGRSQAKLRTRPYSFHENCELAEADLFDRESLEKALHGCFAVYYLVHSMQPGSADFAEKDRVAAQNTVHAAEQAGLERIIYLGGMVPDDPNISHHLKSRAEVGNILSSGKVPCTILKAAVILGSGSASFEILRYLVDRLPVMITPRWVRTESQPISIRDVIFYLSGCLDHPETAGENYDIGGPFIETYEKLFCLYQQEAGLRKRLIIPVPFVSPKLSSYWLGLVSPVPVSLAVPLVMGLRNRVVCKDFRIREIMPCELTDCRTAIRRALNKVQQEVVDTCWSDAGTLETPEWAICGDAGYSGGTVYHSAYRIKLEGYADDLWNKIISIGGDEGWYCCNALWSLRGWLDKFVGGVGLRRGRRHPSEVSVGDALDFWRVLDVHPGKRLLLLAEMKLPGEALLEFSLENTIVGDTELTMTARFLPRGLGGILYWWSVYPFHAVVFKGMARALAEKSGCRIMEGPELVEGPAPRCRIPGGKDSA
- a CDS encoding DUF523 and DUF1722 domain-containing protein codes for the protein MVKNDIAAGKIRIGIARCLLGENVRYDGSHKLDRYLRDVLGQFVEWVPVCPEAECGMGIPREAVRLVGELDDPRLLGRNSGEDWTGRMQEWGRRKLTLLEKENLSGYIFKHGSPSNAMGRMKVFGDDGRIFYSGTGIWARMVMDHFPSLPCEDDGRLHDAGIRENFINRIFTFKRWRDVVDGGYSPSELVDFHTRHKMLIMVHNEVIYREMGRLVATAGSADPLSLSEEYAAKLFKALTYRPTVKKHVNVLTHALGHFKKDISAEEKQEMLKLIDSFHKKLIPLIVPVTMLNHYVRKYQKDYLEQQFYLNPYPAELMLRNHV
- a CDS encoding PAS domain S-box protein encodes the protein MDGPAKMKSPQAALREARKQAMEAEKHIKALLDANTQSIILLEKDGTVIHVNRIVADILHTTPDALKGKDIFNQLPSELAVHRRQMFENVVKSGEPIKFQDVRGDRIILHSHYPIIENGEVERVAIYAEDITEVINKERELAHSKHLQSVLYEIICQFNSAKDLNNLMRSIHAIMLKELKAKNFFIALIDQELEELVFTYCVDEGINKYPPIQNIYARNNNRLSLQPIQKNKIIQLTRQEISESVENGSLTIMGRIPEIWIGVPMRVQETPIGVLVIQDYESSDIFSEDDIQLFSACSHQIALAIERKRYDSAIRESEEQYRALFENNHSVMLIINPQTGKILDANKAATDFYGYSHKELQGKNIFNINVLSRAEVISNMAKAHEADRTNFIFQHRCKNGEIKDVEVFSGPFNHNGKTLLISIIHDITKRLKNEKELSAAKESAIQANRTKDEFLANISHEIRTPLNGVMGMLQVMNSTKLNQEHRNCISVALQSSRNLLRVLDDILDLSKVEMGTLDLFEDKFSLNKLLEESINLFKPQAEGKGVGLSYSIYPEAESYYFGDEGRIRQILFNLIGNSIKFTDHGAIRVDTRTGPGTCQEKNSLYFTVSDTGIGIPEDYQERIFDSFTQVDGSLSRRYKGAGLGLAIVKRLIELMDGTIEIESSPHRGTSISFTISLKIAEPPEPAQNTPLDSTVETPSLHVLLVEDEPVNRMMARKLLERMGHKVSCAENGAQCLEVLSEGVFDTILMDIQMPIMDGLEATRTIRTSNNFINVRDIPIIALSAHANKESRYSALEAGVNGYLCKPFEMKDLEKIIAGTVHRD
- a CDS encoding pancreas/duodenum homeobox protein 1, with product MTQYADIFDQEMMTSLFPKDRTDDFFEALFGDAEEGSYDISLTYAGDNGNTINFELQLHQRPGCCLACNLTYGLPQVFSRHPIINIQGVAEKVGEAVGKPENVTWKLGATQEKSRELHVIPLSISLS
- a CDS encoding tetratricopeptide repeat protein, whose protein sequence is MLEDLRYGIFSNNSKHISNDRLTLVGLGASDIYVYSTWDNAISALENGEIDVALVDESLHDTSGADCVRRMRRHAMRSLPVIMVTPDQRKESVLDSIAAGVGGYVLRPYSMETLKRHVFAAYMSASPDEIEKELLNSSWDLVANGSFDEAIDSFSEIIEEVTEAGKSPAEEYFDKGLNFLSQEKFGKAIIAFNKAIALNEMYAEAYKGMADAYKGKGDMGNYQDYLNKAADIYAVQDKLDNVKELFVEILQNEPNAVNPFNRLGVKLRKDGDYQGAIKAYHQACTFTPNDANLYYNMARAYTYAKEYESALNYTELSLRLDSSLEPARSLHKQIVKIIEKMQKNNPAEEKEYPKVSIDDELEE
- a CDS encoding methylated-DNA--[protein]-cysteine S-methyltransferase gives rise to the protein MTTFYTRFMTPFCEIILVGNGDGLSHLHMQTGEGKRVFEINPDWLRNDGFFADIRGQIEAFLAGNLTEFNVKLNLQGTDFQKRVWAELRNIPCGETRSYKDIAIALGNENASRAVGTANGKNPVPLIIPCHRVIAADGSLAGFAHGTKIKQKLLDLENRA